One Bemisia tabaci chromosome 7, PGI_BMITA_v3 DNA window includes the following coding sequences:
- the LOC109041607 gene encoding alpha-tocopherol transfer protein-like translates to MKITLWELPNEEDIIAMRKDLGMSEASLRQDVQILKHWLRQQPHLPDDIDETRLERLLFYCKNSLERSKQKLEQYFSLKSAAPEVFLNRDATDPLLYEQNKIVFNNPLPRLTEDNNRVCLLKVVDPSRLKELDVEAWMKRTFMCYDLRMTYEHSANDLYLDDLENCDASFLKYVTPTLLSKIVSYGNMAYPYRIKQVVIYKPPKVLEAFINICKTLVNKKLASRVVTVSNNEELHKYISKSCLPKEYGGDEERSLDEIRDAIDKELMKNKAWFDAEEKNKSDESKRIGNSSSTVAEMTGSFRKIAFD, encoded by the exons AAAATCACATTATGGGAGCTGCCGAACGAGGAAGACATTATAGCGATGCGGAAAGATCTGGGAATGTCCGAGGCCTCTCTTAGACAAGACGTTCAAATACTCAAACACTGGCTGCGGCAACAACCTCACCTACCAGATGACATCG ACGAAACCAGATTGGAGCGTCTTTTATTCTACTGTAAAAATAGTTTGGAAAGATCGAAGCAAAAATTGGAGCAGTACTTTTCCTTAAAATCCGCGGCCCCGGAAGTCTTTCTCAACCGAGATGCCACTGATCCACTTCTCTACgagcaaaataaaattgt GTTCAACAACCCGCTACCCCGCCTCACGGAGGACAACAACAGGGTGTGCCTCTTGAAGGTGGTCGACCCGTCGCGGCTCAAGGAGCTGGACGTGGAGGCCTGGATGAAGCGGACGTTCATGTGCTACGATCTCCGCATGACCTACGAGCACTCCGCCAATGACCTCTACCTCGACGATCTCGAGAACTGCGACGCCTCCTTCCTCAAATACGTCACCCCCACACTACTCTCGAAAATTGTCTCCTATGGAAAC ATGGCTTACCCGTATAGAATCAAACAAGTTGTCATCTATAAGCCACCAAAAGTACTCGAAGCGTTCATAAACATCTGTAAAACTCTGGTCAACAAAAAATTAGCATCGAGG GTAGTCACCGTTTCGAACAATGAGGAGCTACACAAGTACATCTCGAAATCTTGCCTTCCTAAAGAGTACGGTGGAGACGAGGAGAGGTCATTAGATGAGATTCGAG atgcTATTGACAAGGAgctaatgaaaaataaagcCTGGTTTGATGCGGAGGAGAAGAATAAGTCAGACGAATCCAAACGCATTGGAAACAGCTCGAGCACCGTCGCTGAAATGACAGGTTCATTCCGGAAAATCGCCTTTGACTGA